From a region of the Castor canadensis chromosome 7, mCasCan1.hap1v2, whole genome shotgun sequence genome:
- the Mrto4 gene encoding mRNA turnover protein 4 homolog, with amino-acid sequence MPKSKRDKKVSLTKTAKKGLELKQNLIEELRKCVDTYKHLFIFSVANMRNSKLKDIRNAWKHSRMFFGKNKVMMVALGRSPSDEYKDNLHQVSKKLRGEVGLLFTNRTKEEVNEWFTKYTEMDFARAGNKATFTVSLDPGPLEQFPHSMEPQLRQLGLPTALKRGVVTLLSDYEVCKEGDVLTPEQARVLKLFGYEMAEFKVTIKYMWDAQSGRFQQMGDVEDDLPESAPESAEESEDDKDD; translated from the exons ATGCCTAAATCCAAACGAGACAAGAAAG TTTCCTTAACCAAAACTGCCAAGAAAGGCTTGGAACTGAAACAGAACCTGATAGAAGAG CTTCGGAAATGTGTGGACACGTACAAGCAcctcttcattttctctgtggCCAACATGAGGAACAGCAAGCTGAAGGACATCCGGAATGCCTGGAAACACAGCCG GATGTTCTTTGGCAAAAACAAGGTGATGATGGTGGCCTTGGGACGAAGCCCGTCCGATGAGTATAAAGACAACCTGCACCAG GTCAGCAAGAAATTGAGGGGTGAAGTTGGTCTCCTTTTCACCAACCGCACAAAGGAAGAAGTGAATGA GTGGTTCACCAAATACACAGAGATGGATTTCGCCCGAGCTGGGAACAAAGCAACTTTCACTGTCAGCCTGGATCCAGGGCCCCTGGAGCAGTTCCCCCACTCCATGGAGCCACAGCTGAGACAACTGGGCCTGCCTACTGCCCTCAAAAGAG GTGTGGTGACCCTGTTGTCGGACTATGAGGTGTGCAAGGAGGGCGATGTGCTGACTCCAGAGCAGGCCCGGGTTCTG AAGCTTTTTGGATATGAAATGGCAGAATTCAAGGTGACCATCAAATACATGTGGGATGCACAGTCAGGACGGTTCCAGCAGATGGGAGATGTGGAAGATGACCTGCCTGAGAGCGCACCTGAGTCTGCTGAAGAGTCAGAGGATGACAAAGACGACTGA
- the LOC109687483 gene encoding aflatoxin B1 aldehyde reductase member 3: MSRPASQARPATVLGAMLMGSSMDASASAAAVRAFVDRGHTEIDTAFVYTDGQSETLLGGMGLGLGRSGCKVKIATKANPLAGNSLKPDSLRFQLETSLKRLQCPRVDLFYLHMPDHDTSVEETLRACNQLHQEGKFVELGLSNYSSWEVAEICTLCKNNGWIMPTVYQGMYNATTRQVEAELFPCLRHFGLRFYAFNPLAGGLLTGRYKYEDKDGKQPAGRFFGFSWAEIYRNRYWKEDHFKAIALVEKALQASYGSSAPSMTSAALRWMYHHSQLQTALGDAVILGMSSLKQLEENLDATEEGPLKPAVVEAFDQAWNLVTHECPKYFR; the protein is encoded by the exons ATGTCCCGCCCGGCGTCGCAGGCCCGGCCCGCCACGGTGCTGGGCGCTATGTTGATGGGGAGCAGCATGGACGCGTCGGCCAGCGCCGCGGCCGTGCGCGCCTTTGTGGACCGCGGCCACACCGAGATTGACACGGCCTTCGTGTACACCGACGGCCAGTCCGAGACCCTCCTGGGCGGCATGGGGCTCGGGCTGGGTCGCAGTGGCTGCAAAG TGAAAATTGCCACCAAGGCCAACCCATTGGCTGGGAACTCCTTGAAGCCTGACAGTCTCCGGTTCCAACTGGAGACATCATTGAAACGACTGCAGTGTCCCCGAGTGGACCTCTTCTACTTACACATGCCTGACCATGACACGTCTGTGGAAGAGACTCTACGTGCCTGCAACCAGCTACACCAGGAG GGCAAGTTTGTGGAGCTTGGCCTCTCCAACTATTCCTCTTGGGAGGTGGCTGAGATCTGCACCCTCTGCAAGAACAACGGCTGGATCATGCCCACCGTGTACCAG GGCATGTACAACGCCACCACCCGGCAGGTGGAAGCTGAGCTCTTCCCCTGCCTCAGGCACTTTGGATTGCGGTTCTATGCTTTCAACCCCTTGGCTG GAGGCCTGCTGACTGGCAGGTACAAGTATGAGGACAAGGATGGCAAACAGCCTGCAGGCCGCTTCTTTGGTTTCAGTTGGGCTGAGATCTACAGAAATCG GTACTGGAAGGAGGATCACTTCAAGGCCATTGCCCTTGTGGAGAAGGCCTTGCAGGCCAGCTATGGCAGCAGTGCTCCCAGCATGACGTCGGCTGCCCTGAGGTggatgtaccaccactcccagctccaG ACTGCCCTTGGGGACGCGGTCATCCTGGGCATGTCCAGCTTGAAGCAGCTGGAGGAGAACTTGGATGCAACTGAGGAAGGGCCCCTAAAGCCAGCTGTCGTGGAAGCCTTTGATCAAGCTTGGAACCTGGTTACCCACGAGTGTCCCAAGTACTTCCGTTAG
- the LOC109687482 gene encoding aflatoxin B1 aldehyde reductase member 3-like, whose amino-acid sequence MSRPASQARPATVLGAMSMGSTMDASASAAAVRAFVDRGHTEIDTAFVYTDGQSETLLGGMGLGLGRSGCKVKIDTKAIAMNGNTLKPDSVRFQLETSLKRLQCPRVDLFYLHMPDHDTPVEETLRACNQLHKEGKFVELGLSNYSSWEVAEICTLCKKNGWIMPTVYQGMYNGILRKVETELFPCLRHFGLRFYAFNPLAGGLLTGRYKYEDKEGKQPAGRFFGSKVAELYQNRYWKKDHFKAIALVEKALQGAYGTNAPSMTSAALRWMYHHSQLQANLGDAVILGMSSLKQLEQNLAATEEGPLEPAVVEAFDQAWNLVVHESINYFR is encoded by the exons ATGTCCCGCCCGGCGTCGCAGGCCCGGCCCGCCACGGTGCTGGGCGCTATGTCGATGGGGAGCACCATGGACGCGTCGGCCAGCGCCGCGGCCGTGCGCGCCTTTGTGGACCGCGGCCACACCGAGATTGACACGGCCTTCGTGTACACCGACGGCCAGTCCGAGACCCTCCTGGGCGGCATGGGGCTCGGGCTGGGTCGCAGCGGCTGCAAAG TGAAAATTGATACCAAGGCCATTGCAATGAATGGGAACACACTAAAACCTGACAGTGTCCGGTTCCAGCTGGAGACATCATTGAAGCGACTGCAGTGTCCTCGAGTGGACCTCTTCTACTTACACATGCCCGACCATGACACCCCTGTGGAAGAGACACTGCGTGCCTGCAACCAGCTACACAAGGAG GGCAAGTTTGTGGAGCTTGGCCTCTCCAACTATTCCTCCTGGGAGGTGGCTGAGATCTGCACCCTCTGCAAGAAAAATGGCTGGATCATGCCCACTGTGTACCAG GGCATGTACAATGGAATCTTGCGGAAGGTGGAAACCGAGCTCTTCCCCTGCCTCAGGCACTTTGGATTGAGGTTCTATGCCTTCAACCCCTTGGCTG GGGGCCTGCTGACTGGCAGGTACAAGTATGAGGACAAGGAAGGCAAACAGCCTGCAGGCCGCTTCTTTGGGAGTAAAGTAGCGGAGCTCTACCAGAATAG GTACTGGAAAAAGGACCACTTCAAGGCCATCGCTTTGGTGGAGAAGGCCCTGCAGGGTGCCTATGGCACCAATGCCCCCAGCATGACGTCAGCTGCCCTGAGGTggatgtaccaccactcccagctgcaG GCTAACCTCGGGGACGCCGTCATCCTGGGCATGTCCAGCTTGAAGCAGCTGGAGCAGAACTTGGCTGCAACTGAGGAAGGGCCCCTGGAGCCGGCGGTCGTGGAAGCCTTTGATCAAGCCTGGAACCTGGTTGTCCATGAGAGTATCAACTACTTCCGCTAG